The proteins below are encoded in one region of Campylobacter rectus:
- the rpmJ gene encoding 50S ribosomal protein L36: MKVRPSVKKMCDKCKIVKRQGVVRIICENPKHKQRQG, encoded by the coding sequence ATGAAAGTTCGTCCTTCTGTAAAGAAGATGTGTGACAAGTGCAAAATTGTCAAGCGCCAAGGCGTAGTTCGCATAATCTGCGAAAATCCAAAACATAAACAAAGACAAGGATAA
- the rpsM gene encoding 30S ribosomal protein S13, producing MARIAGVDLPKKKRIEYGLTYIYGIGLHKSRQILDATKISYDKRVNDLTEDEAAAIRKEIQENHVVEGDLRKSVAMDIKALMDLGSYRGLRHRKGLPVRGQKTKTNARTRKGKRKTVGAATK from the coding sequence ATGGCACGTATCGCAGGTGTGGATTTACCAAAGAAAAAGAGAATCGAATACGGTTTGACCTATATTTACGGTATCGGTCTTCACAAATCTCGTCAAATTTTGGATGCTACCAAAATTTCTTACGATAAAAGAGTAAACGATCTAACCGAAGATGAAGCTGCGGCTATCCGCAAAGAGATCCAAGAGAACCACGTGGTGGAAGGCGACCTTAGAAAAAGCGTCGCTATGGATATCAAGGCTCTTATGGATCTAGGAAGCTACCGCGGCCTAAGACACAGAAAAGGTCTTCCGGTGCGCGGTCAGAAGACTAAAACAAACGCTAGAACTAGAAAAGGCAAGCGCAAAACAGTCGGCGCTGCGACTAAATAA
- the rpsK gene encoding 30S ribosomal protein S11 encodes MAKRKVVKKKIVRKSIAKGIVYISATFNNTMVTVTDEMGNAIAWSSAGGLGFKGSKKSTPYAAQQAVEDALAKAKEHGIKEVGIKVQGPGSGRETAVKSVGAVEGIKVTFLKDITPLPHNGCRPPKRRRV; translated from the coding sequence ATGGCAAAAAGAAAAGTAGTTAAAAAGAAAATTGTAAGAAAAAGTATCGCTAAAGGTATCGTTTATATAAGCGCGACTTTTAACAATACTATGGTAACGGTTACCGATGAGATGGGAAATGCTATCGCTTGGAGCAGTGCTGGCGGACTAGGCTTTAAAGGAAGTAAAAAATCAACTCCTTACGCAGCCCAACAAGCAGTCGAAGACGCTCTAGCTAAAGCAAAAGAGCACGGCATAAAAGAAGTAGGCATAAAAGTGCAAGGTCCTGGCAGCGGCAGAGAGACCGCAGTCAAGAGCGTAGGCGCGGTAGAGGGCATAAAAGTAACGTTTTTAAAAGATATAACTCCGCTTCCGCATAATGGTTGCAGACCGCCGAAACGCCGCCGCGTATAA
- the rpsD gene encoding 30S ribosomal protein S4, translating into MARYRGPVEKLERRLGVSLALKGERRLAGKSALDKRPYAPGQHGQRRSKISEYGLQLREKQKAKFMYGISEKQFRRLFQEAARREGNTGALLVQLLEQRLDNVVYRMGFATTRRFARQLVTHGHILVNGKRVDIPSYRVQAGAKVEVIEKSKNNPQIVRAIDLTAQTGIVAWVDVEKDKKFGIFTRTPEREEVVIPVEERFIVELYSK; encoded by the coding sequence ATGGCTAGATATAGAGGACCCGTTGAAAAATTAGAAAGAAGACTCGGCGTTAGTTTGGCGCTAAAAGGCGAGCGTCGCTTGGCAGGTAAAAGCGCGCTTGACAAAAGGCCTTACGCTCCGGGACAACACGGACAAAGAAGAAGCAAGATAAGCGAATACGGCTTGCAGCTCCGCGAAAAACAAAAAGCTAAATTTATGTACGGCATTAGCGAGAAGCAATTCCGCCGCTTATTCCAAGAGGCCGCTCGCCGCGAGGGAAATACCGGTGCGCTTTTGGTGCAGCTTTTGGAGCAAAGACTAGATAACGTAGTTTATAGGATGGGCTTTGCGACGACTCGCCGCTTCGCTCGCCAGTTAGTTACTCACGGACATATTTTGGTAAACGGCAAGAGAGTGGATATTCCTTCCTATAGAGTTCAAGCTGGCGCTAAAGTAGAGGTTATCGAAAAATCTAAAAACAATCCGCAAATCGTTCGCGCGATCGATCTTACGGCGCAAACCGGCATCGTAGCTTGGGTCGACGTCGAAAAAGATAAAAAATTCGGAATTTTCACAAGAACTCCGGAAAGGGAAGAAGTCGTCATTCCTGTCGAGGAAAGATTCATAGTAGAGCTTTATTCGAAATAA
- a CDS encoding DNA-directed RNA polymerase subunit alpha, translated as MRKITTSAYMPTEISVESISENVARITAYPFETGYAVTLAHPLRRLLYSSTVGFAATGVKIEGVSHEFDSMRGMLEDVAQFIINLKNIRFKLKNESEREVVEYSFKGPKEIKAGDLKSDVVDIVNPDAYLATINEDAELKFSVIIQKGIGYVPSEEIRGDTEEGYIALDAFFTPVKKAVYELVNVLVEDNPDYEKIIFTVTTDGQVGAIEAFKHAIEAMYQQMSVFKGVLNIDISAGLNAQTSGSEHAKLLQSVEELNLSARSFNCLDKAEIRFIGELALMDENELKELKNLGKKSLEEIKAVMQEIGYPVGGDLGGGKEQLKKKIADLKSQMSAKE; from the coding sequence ATGAGAAAAATTACCACATCAGCTTATATGCCTACCGAAATTTCAGTAGAGAGTATAAGCGAGAATGTCGCCAGAATAACCGCGTATCCGTTTGAGACGGGTTATGCGGTCACTTTGGCTCATCCGCTAAGACGACTTTTATATAGCAGCACGGTTGGATTTGCGGCTACGGGCGTCAAGATTGAAGGCGTATCTCACGAATTTGATTCGATGAGAGGCATGCTCGAGGACGTAGCGCAGTTTATTATAAATTTAAAAAACATCCGTTTTAAGTTAAAAAACGAGTCTGAGCGCGAAGTGGTCGAGTATTCGTTTAAAGGTCCGAAAGAGATAAAAGCCGGCGATCTAAAAAGCGATGTCGTAGATATCGTAAATCCGGACGCCTATCTCGCGACCATAAACGAGGACGCGGAGCTTAAATTTTCCGTAATCATCCAAAAGGGTATCGGATACGTCCCGAGCGAAGAGATAAGAGGCGATACCGAAGAGGGCTATATAGCTCTTGATGCGTTCTTTACGCCCGTTAAAAAAGCAGTTTACGAGCTAGTAAACGTTCTAGTCGAGGACAATCCCGATTATGAGAAGATTATTTTCACGGTTACGACGGACGGGCAAGTGGGCGCTATAGAGGCGTTTAAACACGCTATCGAGGCGATGTATCAGCAGATGTCGGTGTTTAAAGGGGTTTTAAATATCGATATTTCGGCAGGCCTAAACGCCCAAACTTCCGGCAGCGAGCACGCGAAGTTGCTACAAAGCGTAGAAGAGCTAAATTTGAGCGCTAGAAGCTTTAACTGCCTCGATAAAGCCGAGATTAGATTTATCGGTGAGCTTGCTTTGATGGATGAAAACGAGCTAAAAGAGCTTAAAAATTTAGGTAAAAAATCTCTCGAAGAGATCAAAGCTGTTATGCAAGAGATCGGATATCCGGTCGGCGGCGACTTAGGCGGCGGCAAAGAGCAACTCAAGAAAAAAATCGCCGACCTAAAATCACAAATGAGTGCAAAAGAGTAA
- the rplQ gene encoding 50S ribosomal protein L17, protein MRHGHGYRKLGRTSAHRSALLKNLAIAIIKSEKIETTLPKAKELRSYIEKLITRARKGDSNAHRAVFASLQDKETTNKLVTELAPKFVGKNGGYTRIVKTRVRRGDAAEMAYIELIKE, encoded by the coding sequence ATGAGACACGGTCACGGATACAGAAAACTAGGTAGGACGTCGGCTCACCGCTCGGCTCTACTTAAAAATTTAGCTATCGCTATCATCAAAAGCGAAAAGATAGAGACGACCTTGCCTAAGGCAAAAGAGTTAAGAAGCTATATCGAAAAGCTAATCACTAGAGCGAGAAAAGGCGATAGCAACGCTCACAGAGCGGTTTTTGCCAGCTTGCAGGATAAAGAAACTACGAATAAGCTAGTAACCGAGCTTGCTCCGAAATTCGTAGGCAAAAACGGCGGATATACGCGCATCGTTAAGACTCGCGTTCGCCGAGGCGATGCTGCCGAGATGGCTTATATCGAGCTAATCAAAGAATAA